A region from the Thermodesulfatator atlanticus DSM 21156 genome encodes:
- a CDS encoding bacteriohemerythrin: MKRFFAVKFFVPGCVFLVFSLFLILGVAIFYSLHSEENLRHYIDIGGKLRMLSQKIGKESFIYAQTGDPKYQEELKKTLADYEAILQELKPFCKESSQEIWQEYQKLAALWKPFHGKALYVAEHSPQEKDFSQALAFISHNNLALLNQANALTKKLEEYGLQEDKIFKEFLLALLACGLVVFVLAIFSTRKFLIKPLEEITTALEEVQRGNFEKSISQKGLLAELEKIASTVNALIAYISSQFFTLSGQNRILAEAANFVEESGEEIRHHGFDTERMAQELKKASLTAQEDIATIANAMTDLNTAAQEIAQSIQETATKAGQANEHVHFAKETIQTLAQNSREIEEVTKLINDIAEQTNLLALNATIEAARAGEAGKGFAVVAGEIKELSRQTAESTEKISRIIANIRTNMDKAVEGVESIAEIVAGVSDLANTIASASEEQTVTIADLNNNIHRAVDTVEQVNHHAERLLEHAESFNQIKENLDVIDHCVGGIVDEGSMLLSLVKANPELEEELLPYLPIETALKVILFAHLRWREGVLKALLEASPPEVEIDPSRCILGKFLANYQAQDAEEEKLIKELLPVHDKLHRSAEGLQRIAAEGKGRQAMVKYYHSHIKPVFERMLQLFGRWLALKGSSMGDVSLTEKELIKWGPAFEIGIKAIDEQHKKLVAMVNELYKGLSQGVPEQSLKKVLSELIDYTAYHFKTEEELFDKYGYPEADVHKQIHEKLVDKVVAYHKRIEAGEANIAYDLLAFLKDWLANHICITDKKYGPFFKEKGLN; the protein is encoded by the coding sequence ATGAAACGCTTTTTTGCCGTAAAGTTTTTTGTGCCAGGCTGTGTATTTTTAGTTTTTTCGTTGTTTTTAATCTTAGGCGTTGCAATTTTTTATTCTCTTCATTCTGAGGAAAACCTTAGACACTACATCGATATCGGTGGCAAGCTCCGCATGCTTTCCCAAAAAATAGGCAAAGAAAGCTTCATTTATGCCCAAACAGGGGATCCCAAATATCAAGAGGAGTTAAAAAAGACCCTGGCCGATTATGAAGCCATTTTGCAGGAGCTTAAGCCCTTTTGCAAAGAAAGTTCTCAGGAAATTTGGCAGGAGTATCAAAAGCTTGCTGCTTTATGGAAACCCTTTCACGGAAAGGCCCTATATGTGGCAGAGCATAGCCCTCAAGAAAAAGATTTTTCTCAAGCGCTTGCTTTCATTTCCCATAATAATCTCGCTTTGTTAAACCAGGCTAATGCTCTCACTAAAAAGCTTGAAGAATACGGCTTACAAGAAGACAAAATATTCAAAGAATTTTTGCTAGCCCTTTTGGCATGTGGCTTGGTTGTTTTTGTGCTGGCTATATTTAGCACCCGGAAGTTTTTAATTAAGCCTCTTGAGGAAATTACCACGGCCCTTGAAGAAGTTCAGCGGGGAAACTTCGAAAAATCAATTTCTCAAAAGGGTCTTCTTGCAGAGTTAGAAAAAATTGCTTCCACGGTAAATGCCCTTATTGCCTACATCTCCAGCCAGTTTTTTACCTTGTCTGGCCAGAATAGAATCCTTGCTGAGGCGGCAAATTTCGTGGAAGAATCCGGCGAGGAGATAAGGCATCACGGCTTTGACACCGAACGCATGGCCCAGGAATTAAAAAAGGCCTCGCTTACCGCCCAAGAAGATATCGCCACCATTGCTAACGCCATGACAGACCTTAACACCGCAGCCCAGGAAATTGCCCAGAGCATTCAGGAAACCGCAACTAAAGCAGGGCAGGCCAACGAACATGTCCACTTTGCCAAAGAGACCATTCAGACCCTTGCTCAGAACTCCCGCGAAATCGAAGAAGTTACCAAACTCATTAACGATATCGCCGAACAGACCAATCTCCTGGCCTTGAACGCTACCATTGAAGCCGCCCGTGCTGGCGAGGCAGGAAAAGGTTTTGCTGTGGTGGCTGGCGAGATAAAAGAACTTTCCCGCCAGACCGCAGAATCCACCGAAAAAATTAGCCGTATTATCGCAAATATTAGGACCAATATGGATAAGGCGGTAGAAGGTGTGGAATCAATCGCTGAAATCGTTGCCGGAGTAAGTGATCTGGCAAATACCATTGCCAGTGCCAGCGAAGAGCAAACAGTGACCATCGCAGACCTTAACAACAATATCCACCGGGCTGTTGATACGGTAGAACAGGTCAATCATCATGCAGAACGGCTCCTTGAACATGCAGAGAGTTTTAACCAGATCAAGGAAAACTTAGACGTGATTGATCACTGTGTGGGTGGAATTGTCGATGAAGGCTCCATGTTACTTTCCCTGGTAAAGGCCAATCCGGAGCTAGAAGAGGAGCTTTTACCTTACCTGCCGATAGAGACAGCGCTAAAGGTTATCTTATTTGCACACCTTCGCTGGCGCGAAGGGGTCCTTAAAGCCCTTCTTGAAGCAAGCCCACCAGAAGTAGAAATAGATCCTAGCCGTTGCATATTGGGCAAGTTTTTAGCTAATTATCAAGCCCAGGATGCCGAAGAAGAAAAACTGATAAAAGAATTGCTCCCTGTACACGATAAGCTTCACCGCAGCGCCGAAGGCTTGCAGAGGATTGCCGCCGAAGGAAAAGGTCGCCAGGCAATGGTGAAATATTATCATTCCCATATCAAGCCAGTCTTTGAAAGAATGCTTCAACTTTTTGGGCGCTGGTTGGCCCTTAAAGGTTCAAGTATGGGAGACGTCTCCCTCACAGAAAAAGAACTTATAAAATGGGGTCCTGCTTTTGAAATAGGGATCAAAGCAATTGACGAACAGCATAAAAAGCTGGTCGCTATGGTAAATGAGCTTTATAAGGGGCTTTCTCAAGGGGTGCCTGAGCAAAGTCTGAAAAAAGTCCTTTCTGAGCTCATAGACTATACCGCCTATCACTTTAAGACCGAAGAAGAACTCTTCGACAAGTACGGCTATCCTGAAGCAGATGTACACAAACAGATTCACGAAAAGCTGGTAGATAAAGTCGTGGCCTATCATAAACGCATAGAAGCTGGAGAGGCCAACATAGCATACGATTTGTTAGCCTTTCTCAAGGACTGGCTTGCTAACCATATTTGTATCACTGACAAGAAATACGGCCCATTTTTCAAAGAAAAAGGTCTCAACTAA
- the yedF gene encoding sulfurtransferase-like selenium metabolism protein YedF gives MKTIDCRGLPCPQPVINTKNALDEIGPGDKILVLVDNEAAVKNVSRFAEAQGHTCSITEKEGFWELEITKGEGPQKEVAISCGTGEAPVCVVLDAKVMGRGEEALGQVLMRAFLKTLKEATVKPQTIICYNSGVFLALEDSEVLADLKALEELGIEILVCGTCLDFYGVKERLAVGKVSNMFDIVEKLMSSRVVKP, from the coding sequence ATGAAAACCATCGATTGCCGCGGGCTTCCTTGCCCACAGCCGGTCATCAACACCAAAAATGCCTTAGATGAAATTGGCCCAGGAGACAAAATTCTTGTCCTGGTTGATAACGAAGCCGCTGTAAAAAACGTAAGTCGTTTTGCCGAAGCCCAGGGGCATACCTGTAGTATTACCGAAAAAGAAGGCTTTTGGGAGCTAGAGATCACCAAAGGCGAAGGCCCGCAGAAGGAAGTTGCTATCTCCTGTGGCACAGGAGAGGCCCCGGTGTGCGTAGTGCTTGATGCCAAGGTGATGGGAAGAGGAGAAGAGGCCCTTGGCCAGGTGCTTATGCGGGCTTTCTTAAAGACACTTAAAGAAGCTACAGTAAAGCCTCAGACCATCATCTGCTACAATTCTGGGGTGTTTTTAGCCCTTGAAGACTCTGAAGTGCTAGCCGATTTAAAGGCCCTTGAAGAACTTGGCATTGAAATCCTTGTTTGCGGCACCTGCCTTGATTTTTACGGGGTAAAAGAGAGGCTTGCCGTAGGAAAAGTCTCCAATATGTTTGATATTGTTGAAAAACTTATGTCTTCGCGGGTGGTTAAACCGTGA
- the rplU gene encoding 50S ribosomal protein L21 yields MYAVIKTGGKQYKVKPGDTLRVEKLPGDPGQEIEITDVLLVAEGDNLKVGQPTVEGAKVVATILEQGRSKKIIVFKKKRRKNYKKKRGHRQYYTEIQIKEIQA; encoded by the coding sequence GTGTACGCGGTAATTAAAACCGGAGGCAAACAATACAAAGTCAAACCAGGAGACACCCTTAGGGTAGAAAAACTCCCTGGGGATCCTGGCCAAGAAATAGAAATCACTGATGTGCTTTTGGTGGCAGAGGGCGATAACCTCAAAGTTGGCCAGCCCACGGTAGAAGGCGCCAAGGTTGTAGCCACTATTTTAGAACAAGGGCGCAGCAAAAAGATCATCGTCTTTAAAAAGAAAAGGCGTAAGAATTATAAGAAAAAGCGTGGGCATCGTCAGTATTACACTGAAATCCAAATAAAAGAAATCCAAGCCTAA
- a CDS encoding aminotransferase class V-fold PLP-dependent enzyme, protein MIYLDQAATSFPKPTEVIEAVCETLRNVPGSPGRSAHKGAVAASRIVFEAREKTAAFLGAQDSTQIIFTSGATEAINLVLMGLLKEGDRVLATSMEHNAVARPLEFLRKAKKIEIAYVPCDKEGFLDLDAFEKLCLEKRPRLICVNFVSNVCGAIQPLAEIVSLKEDSLLLVDAAQAIGHLPIDVSHTAIDFLAFSAHKGLMGPPGVGVLYLAPGMEKELSPVKLGGTGSRSESLMQPEFLPDRFEPGTPNLCGIAGLSAAIDFIEKTGISRIHRHETALADIFLEKIRNHPNIEIYGPKERVKATAIVSVNVKDKSPSGVARILDQEFDIAVRPGLHCAPLAHQTLGTMPQGTVRFSFGYFNRVHDAERAAEALLKIAG, encoded by the coding sequence GTGATTTATCTGGATCAGGCGGCAACATCCTTTCCCAAGCCCACAGAAGTAATTGAAGCAGTCTGCGAGACCTTGCGCAACGTGCCTGGTAGTCCTGGGCGCTCGGCTCACAAGGGAGCCGTTGCTGCAAGCAGGATTGTTTTTGAGGCCCGGGAGAAGACGGCTGCGTTCCTTGGAGCACAGGATTCCACCCAGATAATTTTTACCTCAGGAGCCACGGAAGCCATAAACCTGGTACTTATGGGGCTTTTAAAAGAAGGCGACCGGGTGCTTGCCACCAGCATGGAGCACAATGCCGTGGCAAGGCCCCTTGAGTTTTTGCGCAAGGCCAAAAAAATCGAAATTGCCTATGTGCCGTGTGATAAGGAAGGTTTCCTTGATCTTGACGCTTTTGAAAAACTTTGTCTTGAAAAAAGGCCAAGGCTTATTTGTGTAAATTTCGTTTCAAATGTGTGCGGAGCCATCCAGCCCCTTGCCGAAATTGTGTCCCTTAAAGAAGACAGTTTGCTGCTAGTTGATGCCGCTCAAGCAATAGGCCATCTGCCTATTGATGTATCGCATACGGCCATAGATTTTCTCGCGTTTTCAGCACACAAAGGTCTTATGGGGCCACCTGGAGTGGGAGTGTTATACCTTGCGCCTGGTATGGAAAAGGAGCTTAGCCCGGTAAAACTCGGGGGCACAGGGAGTCGCTCAGAGTCTTTAATGCAGCCGGAATTTTTGCCAGACCGCTTTGAGCCGGGGACCCCTAATCTTTGCGGCATTGCAGGTCTTTCCGCAGCAATAGACTTTATCGAAAAAACAGGTATTTCGCGCATCCATCGTCATGAAACAGCCCTTGCTGATATTTTCCTCGAAAAGATCAGAAACCATCCCAATATCGAAATATACGGCCCAAAAGAACGCGTAAAGGCCACGGCCATTGTTTCGGTAAACGTAAAAGACAAGTCGCCCTCAGGGGTGGCCCGCATTCTTGATCAGGAATTTGATATAGCGGTGCGTCCAGGGCTACACTGCGCACCCCTTGCTCACCAAACCCTTGGCACCATGCCTCAGGGCACGGTGCGTTTTTCCTTTGGTTATTTTAACCGGGTTCATGATGCCGAACGCGCGGCAGAGGCCTTGCTCAAGATTGCCGGATGA
- the smpB gene encoding SsrA-binding protein SmpB: MEKTVCTNKKARHLYEIEETLEAGISLLGPEVKSLRLGRANLADSFARIRDGEVYLYNVHISPYPFSREAQLLDPTRTRKLLLKKQEIKRLLGKVQQKGYTLIPLRIYFRDGKAKVELALAKGKKVYDRRETIRRRDVERELRRRYKGRIK, encoded by the coding sequence ATGGAAAAGACAGTTTGTACCAACAAAAAAGCACGGCATTTGTACGAAATTGAAGAAACCCTTGAGGCCGGGATCTCGCTTCTAGGGCCAGAGGTGAAGTCTTTACGCTTGGGGCGGGCCAATCTGGCCGATAGTTTTGCGCGTATTCGGGACGGCGAGGTATATCTTTACAACGTGCACATTAGTCCTTATCCTTTTAGTCGAGAAGCGCAACTGCTTGACCCAACGCGGACGCGCAAGCTCCTTCTCAAAAAGCAGGAGATAAAACGCCTCCTTGGCAAGGTGCAGCAGAAAGGTTATACTTTAATTCCTCTGCGCATCTACTTCCGGGATGGAAAGGCAAAAGTAGAGCTTGCCCTTGCCAAAGGTAAGAAAGTTTATGACAGGCGGGAGACGATCCGCCGTCGGGACGTTGAGCGTGAGTTAAGGCGCCGGTACAAGGGGCGCATAAAATAA
- a CDS encoding type II toxin-antitoxin system PemK/MazF family toxin — protein sequence MVFADEGQDVIFLPLTTNSPSLDLEEGGLKKDSVIVVHKVCLLHKSLLLKKLAKLKEAAFKQVKNSLCRNLSCLSGAQAS from the coding sequence CTGGTTTTTGCGGATGAAGGCCAGGATGTAATCTTCCTTCCTTTAACCACCAATTCTCCTTCATTGGATCTTGAAGAAGGTGGTCTTAAGAAAGATTCTGTAATCGTAGTCCACAAAGTATGTCTACTTCACAAAAGCCTCCTCCTTAAAAAGCTTGCAAAGCTAAAAGAAGCGGCTTTTAAACAAGTGAAAAACTCCCTGTGTCGGAACCTTTCCTGTCTTTCTGGCGCTCAGGCCAGCTAA
- a CDS encoding PIN domain-containing protein, translated as MRVVIDTNLIFSLLLRKNKKLLGILFSDEVALYAPPHLFLELFKHKDRLLKFTNLKENELLELLLAIFERIEVISYRRIPKDYRAKWFKKLEKCDPADFPFVLTAIVVEGKLWTGDFKLKNCLEENGIDVAITTEELIENLKCYDELENVRRENF; from the coding sequence ATGCGCGTAGTCATAGATACGAACTTGATTTTTTCTCTACTGTTGAGGAAGAACAAAAAATTGCTAGGCATTCTTTTTTCGGACGAAGTGGCCCTTTATGCTCCTCCCCATTTGTTTTTGGAGTTATTCAAACACAAGGACAGGCTTTTAAAGTTTACCAACCTTAAGGAAAACGAACTGCTGGAGCTGTTATTGGCCATTTTTGAACGCATTGAAGTGATTTCTTATAGGCGGATTCCGAAAGACTACCGAGCGAAGTGGTTCAAAAAGTTAGAAAAGTGCGATCCAGCGGATTTCCCGTTCGTATTGACTGCTATTGTGGTAGAAGGAAAGTTGTGGACAGGTGATTTTAAACTTAAAAATTGCTTGGAGGAAAATGGTATTGACGTAGCGATCACTACCGAAGAATTGATTGAAAATTTGAAATGTTATGATGAGCTCGAAAATGTCCGTAGAGAAAACTTCTAA
- the rpmA gene encoding 50S ribosomal protein L27 codes for MAHKKAGGSSRNGRDSESKRLGVKRYGGQFVKAGNIIVRQRGTKIHPGFNVGLGKDYTIFAKIDGIVKFETRHGRKVVSVYPKEEIAAQAA; via the coding sequence ATGGCTCATAAAAAAGCTGGTGGTTCATCAAGAAACGGGCGCGACTCTGAAAGCAAACGCTTAGGGGTTAAGCGTTATGGCGGCCAGTTTGTAAAAGCTGGCAACATCATCGTCCGCCAGAGGGGGACCAAAATTCACCCCGGGTTTAACGTTGGCCTTGGCAAAGACTATACCATCTTTGCCAAAATTGACGGCATTGTTAAGTTCGAAACCCGTCACGGCCGCAAAGTCGTAAGCGTTTACCCCAAAGAAGAAATTGCCGCCCAAGCAGCCTAA
- a CDS encoding ATP-binding protein — MSGGAEPGVNQINSFCSYLFQELPYPVLFCNSRGEIIFSSKQLEKLLGFRPAAINHLPGFPVSWSPEKSFCFETQINDNLYKVIYQPLGGEEGNIKGGIVSFQEKNPGNISIFLKEKRNALDILTKGLAHDFANFLFAVEGNLALAKQAKSLKEKDKYLKKASRALIRAKEFSEALLSGEPHRKYKACEVLHEILEMILNHSGIKWILNIPKDIWRLSIDQIQFTQIFLNLIKNAKEAMPFGGQLIIEAENIFISEEKEGLSPGPYVKFTLMDSGHGIPEKDLPLIFEPRYSSKGKARGFGLAVVKSIVENHNGKIEVESTPGAGTTFTIYLPAKPGKDCVIEEPIDLEQDFELCVYVEEPKKILIIDDDQDILEVLKEMLKTIGYVAEPKKDPEQALTLYEKTFLQGEPFRAVVVDYNLRGITGLEVLTRIKEINPAAKVIIITGLRNKEIEETLKRAGAKAVLFKPFSMKELLSALASPDKFS; from the coding sequence ATGTCAGGAGGGGCTGAACCAGGCGTAAACCAGATAAATAGCTTTTGTAGCTATCTTTTTCAAGAGCTTCCTTACCCTGTGCTTTTTTGTAACTCGCGAGGAGAAATAATTTTTAGTAGTAAACAACTAGAAAAGCTTCTTGGCTTTAGGCCTGCTGCTATAAATCACCTTCCGGGATTCCCTGTCTCCTGGAGCCCTGAAAAAAGCTTTTGTTTTGAAACCCAGATAAATGATAATCTTTACAAAGTGATCTACCAGCCTTTAGGTGGGGAAGAGGGGAACATAAAAGGCGGTATTGTCTCTTTTCAAGAAAAAAATCCCGGTAACATTTCCATTTTCTTGAAGGAAAAAAGGAATGCCCTTGATATTTTGACTAAAGGCCTGGCCCATGACTTTGCCAATTTTCTTTTTGCGGTGGAAGGGAACCTCGCTCTTGCCAAACAGGCAAAAAGCCTAAAGGAAAAAGACAAATACCTTAAAAAGGCTTCCCGGGCGTTGATACGGGCCAAAGAATTCTCAGAAGCTCTATTGTCAGGAGAACCCCACCGTAAATACAAGGCATGCGAAGTCTTACACGAAATACTTGAAATGATACTTAATCACTCCGGCATAAAATGGATTTTGAATATCCCCAAAGATATATGGCGCTTAAGTATCGACCAGATTCAATTCACACAAATATTTTTGAACTTGATAAAAAACGCCAAAGAAGCCATGCCCTTCGGGGGACAACTTATTATCGAAGCGGAAAACATCTTTATCTCTGAAGAAAAAGAAGGGCTTTCCCCAGGACCTTACGTAAAGTTTACTTTGATGGACTCAGGACATGGCATCCCAGAAAAAGATTTGCCTCTCATTTTTGAACCAAGATATTCTTCAAAAGGCAAAGCAAGGGGCTTTGGCCTTGCGGTGGTAAAGTCCATCGTGGAAAACCATAACGGCAAGATAGAAGTTGAAAGCACCCCCGGGGCAGGAACTACTTTTACTATCTATTTGCCTGCTAAGCCGGGAAAAGATTGCGTAATTGAAGAGCCTATTGATCTTGAGCAAGATTTTGAACTCTGCGTTTACGTAGAAGAACCCAAAAAGATTCTCATCATTGATGACGACCAAGACATACTCGAAGTTTTAAAAGAAATGCTTAAAACTATTGGCTACGTGGCAGAGCCTAAAAAAGACCCTGAACAAGCGCTTACCCTTTACGAAAAGACTTTTTTGCAAGGAGAACCCTTTAGAGCCGTAGTCGTAGATTATAATCTACGCGGCATAACTGGCCTTGAAGTCCTTACCAGGATTAAAGAAATCAACCCTGCGGCTAAAGTCATCATCATCACAGGCTTACGTAATAAAGAAATAGAAGAAACCTTAAAAAGGGCTGGGGCTAAGGCCGTACTTTTTAAACCTTTCTCCATGAAAGAATTGCTCTCAGCCCTGGCCTCGCCTGACAAATTTTCATAA
- a CDS encoding DUF3343 domain-containing protein, with the protein MKIILLFPSIHYVLKAEKFAKQAGMPVELIPVPKEISSDCGMALEVEAEELNSLIAFLTERGLKPTSLVRRKEQGFEILEDWTLS; encoded by the coding sequence ATGAAGATTATTTTGCTCTTTCCGTCTATTCACTACGTACTTAAGGCTGAAAAATTTGCTAAGCAGGCCGGAATGCCTGTTGAGCTCATTCCCGTTCCCAAAGAGATAAGCAGCGATTGTGGTATGGCCCTTGAAGTTGAAGCCGAAGAACTTAATAGTTTAATTGCATTTTTAACGGAAAGGGGCCTTAAGCCTACCTCGCTTGTGCGCCGAAAAGAACAAGGTTTTGAAATCCTTGAAGACTGGACTCTTTCCTAG